A window of the Streptomyces formicae genome harbors these coding sequences:
- a CDS encoding SRPBCC family protein, translated as MELNHSFTVPVPVDDAWRALLDIERVAPCMPGATVEAYDGETITGSVKVKVGPITLTYRGTAVFAEQDEAGHRMVLTAGGKETRGQGTARATVTGTLAATEDGGGTDVAVRTDLTVTGRPAQFGRGVLADVGDKLVGQFADCLSQKLSTPTSTPTGVVAGADGSPPAEQPVQEAEPIDLVRTAGLPVTKRAAAAALVAGAAAALAVLLRRRCRRAGN; from the coding sequence ATGGAGCTGAACCACTCGTTCACCGTTCCCGTCCCGGTCGACGACGCCTGGCGGGCGCTGCTCGACATCGAGCGCGTGGCGCCCTGCATGCCCGGCGCGACCGTGGAGGCGTACGACGGCGAGACCATCACCGGTTCGGTGAAGGTCAAGGTCGGCCCGATCACGCTCACTTACCGTGGCACCGCGGTCTTCGCCGAGCAGGACGAGGCCGGGCACCGCATGGTGCTCACCGCCGGCGGCAAGGAGACCCGCGGCCAGGGCACCGCGCGGGCCACCGTCACCGGCACCCTCGCCGCGACGGAGGACGGCGGCGGCACGGACGTGGCGGTGCGCACCGACCTCACCGTCACCGGCCGGCCGGCCCAGTTCGGAAGGGGTGTGCTCGCGGACGTCGGCGACAAGCTCGTGGGGCAGTTCGCCGACTGCCTCTCGCAGAAGCTGTCCACGCCCACGTCCACGCCGACGGGCGTGGTCGCTGGCGCGGACGGCTCGCCGCCCGCGGAACAGCCCGTCCAGGAGGCCGAGCCGATCGACCTCGTCCGCACCGCGGGCCTCCCCGTCACCAAACGCGCTGCCGCGGCGGCACTGGTGGCAGGGGCTGCCGCGGCCCTGGCCGTCCTCCTCCGGAGGCGGTGCCGGAGAGCCGGGAACTGA
- a CDS encoding cell division protein SepF has protein sequence MSRYERYDVTDEQWEGLAQVVPLRGRNEWPSRVDHRTIPRGYEDRGYEDAVAAADQRRMVVLRVQIFADAREVAEYLMAQIPVLLDLTGADPEVAKRILDFSSGVVFGLGSGMHRVDRNVFLLAPVGTEVEGVAAAAVPHG, from the coding sequence ATGAGCAGGTACGAGAGGTACGACGTCACCGACGAGCAGTGGGAGGGCCTCGCCCAGGTCGTTCCGCTGCGCGGGCGCAACGAGTGGCCGTCGCGGGTCGACCACCGCACGATCCCCCGGGGTTACGAGGACCGGGGCTACGAGGACGCGGTCGCCGCGGCCGATCAGCGCCGCATGGTCGTCCTGCGGGTGCAGATCTTCGCGGACGCGCGCGAGGTCGCCGAGTACCTCATGGCGCAGATCCCGGTGCTGCTGGATCTGACCGGCGCGGACCCCGAAGTGGCCAAGCGGATCCTGGACTTCAGCAGCGGCGTGGTGTTCGGGCTCGGGAGCGGCATGCACCGGGTCGACCGGAACGTCTTCCTGCTCGCACCGGTCGGTACGGAGGTCGAGGGCGTGGCCGCCGCGGCCGTACCGCATGGGTGA
- a CDS encoding (2Fe-2S)-binding protein, whose product MTRISVTVDGTRYEDDVEPRLLLVHYLRDSLGRTGTPIGCDTGNCGACTVELDGQSVKSCSVLAVQADGCEVTTVQGLGAADGTLDPLQTAFHEYHALQCGYCTPGMIMAARDLLKENPHPTPDEVRHALEGNLCRCTGYQNIVRAVLAAAVGAARPETRPSAGEEPAAAAPPTAERQEAGQPAAGRPAARQPAVEEAPA is encoded by the coding sequence ATGACCCGTATCTCGGTGACGGTGGACGGCACGCGCTACGAGGACGACGTGGAACCACGTCTGCTGCTCGTCCATTACCTGCGAGACAGCCTGGGGCGGACCGGCACGCCCATCGGCTGCGACACCGGCAACTGCGGCGCGTGCACGGTCGAACTCGACGGGCAGAGCGTGAAGAGCTGTTCGGTACTCGCCGTCCAGGCGGACGGGTGCGAGGTCACCACCGTCCAGGGTCTCGGGGCCGCGGACGGCACGCTCGATCCGCTGCAGACCGCGTTCCACGAGTACCACGCGCTCCAGTGCGGCTACTGCACCCCCGGAATGATCATGGCGGCGCGGGACCTGCTCAAGGAGAACCCGCATCCGACGCCCGACGAGGTCCGGCACGCCCTGGAGGGCAACCTCTGCCGGTGCACGGGCTACCAGAACATCGTCCGGGCCGTCCTCGCCGCGGCCGTCGGGGCCGCCCGCCCGGAGACCCGGCCGTCCGCGGGTGAGGAGCCCGCGGCAGCGGCCCCGCCGACGGCCGAACGGCAGGAAGCCGGGCAGCCCGCGGCCGGCAGGCCTGCGGCCCGGCAGCCCGCAGTCGAGGAGGCCCCGGCATGA
- a CDS encoding FAD binding domain-containing protein, translated as MIPAAFDYARPETVDDAVRALADAGEEGKVLAGGQSLLLMLRLRLAFPGLLVDIGRIPELRGVREEGDTLVIGAMTTHHDVIADPLVRRHAGLLAEATATVADPAIRHRGTLGGSLAHADPGGDLPAVVLALDGELVAAGPQGRRTIPARDFFSDYLQTALSPDELLVEVRVPKTDGWGFHYEKLQRVAQSWAIVGVGALVRGDDGRIAEARIGLTNMGATPLRATAAEAALAGADGPEAIARATEEAADGTHPAADLSASPEYREHLARVLTWRAVLAAAGMD; from the coding sequence ATGATCCCCGCGGCCTTCGACTACGCACGGCCCGAGACCGTGGACGACGCCGTAAGGGCGCTCGCCGACGCCGGCGAGGAGGGAAAGGTGCTCGCCGGCGGGCAGAGCCTGCTGCTCATGCTGCGGCTGCGGCTCGCGTTCCCCGGACTCCTCGTGGACATCGGGCGCATCCCCGAGCTGCGCGGAGTGCGCGAGGAAGGCGACACCCTCGTCATCGGCGCCATGACCACGCACCACGACGTGATCGCCGATCCGCTCGTACGGCGCCACGCCGGGCTGCTCGCCGAGGCGACGGCGACGGTCGCGGACCCCGCGATCCGGCACCGGGGCACCCTCGGCGGCTCCCTCGCGCACGCCGATCCGGGGGGCGACCTGCCCGCCGTCGTCCTCGCGCTCGACGGCGAACTGGTCGCCGCGGGCCCCCAGGGGCGCCGCACCATCCCCGCCCGCGACTTCTTCAGCGACTACCTCCAGACCGCGCTGAGCCCCGACGAACTGCTCGTCGAGGTCCGGGTGCCGAAGACGGACGGCTGGGGCTTCCACTACGAGAAGCTCCAACGGGTCGCGCAGTCCTGGGCCATCGTCGGCGTCGGCGCGCTCGTACGCGGCGACGACGGCCGGATCGCCGAGGCCCGGATCGGCCTGACCAACATGGGCGCGACACCCCTGCGGGCCACGGCCGCCGAAGCCGCGCTCGCCGGCGCGGACGGGCCGGAGGCGATCGCCCGCGCGACGGAGGAAGCGGCCGACGGCACCCACCCCGCGGCCGACCTGTCGGCGTCGCCCGAGTACCGCGAGCACCTGGCGCGGGTGCTCACCTGGCGGGCGGTGCTCGCCGCGGCCGGGATGGACTGA
- a CDS encoding XdhC family protein → MRDILPALNRWYTAGQPFGLATVVAVSRSAPRGPGAAMAVGPDDEVVGSVSGGCVEGAVYDLAQEVVEDGEARLQTFGYSDEDAFAVGLTCGGAITLLVRRVAQDTDPGFGAVADTVAAHRPVTVATVTEGPAPRGASLAVWPETVAGTLGAPGLDAAVTADARGELAQGATGLRHYGPQGQRREDAVTVFLQSFAPPPRMLVFGAIDYAAAVARIGAFLGYRVTVCDARPVFATPKRFPDGVEVVVEWPHRYLQATETDSRTVICVLTHDPKFDVPLLEEALRRPAAYIGAMGSRRTHDDRTKRLREAGLGDADLARLRSPVGLDLGARTPEEVAVSVAAEIVALRWGGSGAPLTAMDGAIHPA, encoded by the coding sequence ATGCGTGACATCCTCCCGGCGCTGAACCGCTGGTACACCGCCGGCCAGCCCTTCGGCCTCGCCACCGTCGTCGCCGTCAGCCGCAGCGCCCCCCGCGGCCCCGGCGCCGCCATGGCCGTCGGTCCGGACGACGAGGTCGTCGGCAGCGTGTCCGGCGGGTGCGTGGAGGGCGCCGTCTACGACCTCGCCCAGGAGGTCGTCGAGGACGGCGAGGCCCGGCTCCAGACCTTCGGCTACAGCGACGAGGACGCGTTCGCCGTCGGCCTCACCTGCGGCGGCGCGATCACCCTGCTCGTCCGCCGCGTCGCGCAGGACACCGACCCCGGCTTCGGCGCGGTCGCCGACACGGTCGCCGCGCACCGCCCCGTGACGGTGGCGACCGTGACGGAGGGCCCCGCCCCGCGCGGCGCCTCGCTCGCCGTCTGGCCGGAGACCGTCGCGGGCACGCTCGGCGCGCCCGGCCTCGACGCGGCCGTCACCGCCGACGCCCGCGGCGAACTCGCCCAGGGCGCGACCGGGCTGCGCCACTACGGCCCCCAGGGCCAGCGCCGCGAGGACGCCGTCACGGTCTTCCTGCAGTCCTTCGCGCCGCCGCCCAGGATGCTCGTCTTCGGCGCGATCGACTATGCCGCCGCCGTCGCCCGGATCGGCGCCTTCCTCGGCTACCGGGTGACCGTCTGCGACGCCCGCCCGGTCTTCGCGACACCCAAACGCTTCCCCGACGGCGTGGAGGTCGTCGTCGAATGGCCGCACCGCTACCTCCAGGCCACCGAGACCGACTCCCGCACGGTGATCTGCGTCCTGACCCACGACCCGAAGTTCGACGTGCCGCTGCTGGAGGAGGCGCTGCGCCGCCCGGCCGCGTACATCGGTGCGATGGGCAGCCGCCGCACCCACGACGACCGCACCAAGCGGCTGCGGGAGGCCGGACTCGGCGACGCCGACCTCGCCCGGCTGCGCTCGCCCGTCGGCCTGGACCTCGGGGCCCGTACACCGGAGGAGGTCGCCGTCTCCGTCGCCGCCGAGATCGTCGCCCTGCGCTGGGGCGGCAGTGGCGCACCGCTGACCGCGATGGACGGCGCGATCCATCCCGCCTGA
- the mmuM gene encoding homocysteine S-methyltransferase has protein sequence MQPVRSLAAALAGGPLVLDGGLSNQLEAQGCDLSDDLWSARLLADGPEQIEAAHTAYLRAGARVLITSSYQATFEGFARRGVDRAGAEALLARSVELVRAAAAKGGAEVWVAASVGPYGAMLADGSEYRGRYGLTLRELEDFHRPRIEALAAAGPDVLALETVPDTDEARALLAAARHVGLPVWLSYTIEGERTRAGQDLAAAFALTAGNDQVIAVGVNCCDPADADRAVALAARETGKPVVVYPNSGERWDAAARGWRGGTTFAPAQARAWCAAGARLIGGCCRVGPDGIAALAEVLSGTQKP, from the coding sequence GTGCAGCCCGTCCGCAGCCTCGCCGCCGCCCTCGCCGGCGGACCGCTCGTCCTCGACGGCGGGCTCTCCAACCAGCTGGAGGCACAGGGCTGCGATCTGTCCGACGACCTCTGGTCGGCGCGGCTGCTCGCCGACGGCCCCGAGCAGATCGAGGCCGCCCACACGGCCTATCTGCGGGCGGGCGCACGGGTGCTCATCACCTCCAGCTACCAGGCGACCTTCGAGGGCTTCGCCCGGCGCGGGGTGGACCGTGCCGGGGCGGAGGCCCTGCTGGCCCGCAGCGTGGAGCTGGTCCGCGCCGCCGCAGCGAAAGGCGGGGCGGAGGTGTGGGTCGCGGCCTCGGTGGGACCGTACGGGGCGATGCTGGCGGACGGCAGCGAGTACCGCGGCCGGTACGGGCTCACGCTGCGGGAGCTGGAGGACTTCCACCGCCCCCGGATCGAGGCACTCGCGGCGGCCGGCCCCGATGTCCTCGCCCTGGAGACGGTGCCGGACACCGACGAGGCACGGGCGCTGCTCGCCGCCGCGCGCCACGTCGGCCTGCCGGTCTGGCTCTCGTACACCATCGAAGGGGAGCGCACCCGGGCCGGGCAGGACCTGGCGGCGGCCTTCGCGCTCACCGCGGGCAACGACCAGGTGATCGCCGTCGGCGTCAACTGCTGCGATCCCGCCGACGCGGACCGCGCCGTCGCCCTCGCCGCCCGGGAGACGGGCAAGCCCGTCGTCGTCTACCCCAACAGCGGCGAGCGCTGGGACGCCGCCGCCCGCGGCTGGCGTGGCGGCACCACCTTCGCCCCGGCCCAGGCCAGGGCCTGGTGCGCGGCCGGGGCACGCCTCATCGGCGGCTGCTGCCGTGTGGGCCCGGACGGTATCGCGGCGCTGGCGGAGGTTCTCTCCGGGACCCAAAAGCCGTGA
- a CDS encoding AAA family ATPase: MAGTEAFRGPDEVRGRLEDVGYLVDDGLAIACFLALKLHRPVFCEGDAGVGKTSLAGALAQVLDAPLIRLQCYEGIDASQALYDWDFPRQLLHLRAAEAAGITDAGRLEGELYDQRFLIERPLLQALRTQPSVLLVDEVDRADDEFEAFLLELLSEYAVTVPELGTLRAESPPVVVLTSNRTREVHDALKRRCLYHWFDHPSFARELAIVRRRLPGVTARLAEQVTALVQALRAEELLKPPGVAETIDWAEALDALGATELDAELAVATFGSVLKYREDAERARSLDLSAILAVRGV; the protein is encoded by the coding sequence ATGGCCGGGACCGAGGCGTTCCGGGGGCCGGACGAGGTGCGCGGGCGGCTGGAGGACGTCGGATACCTCGTCGACGACGGGCTGGCCATCGCCTGCTTCCTCGCGCTCAAGCTGCACCGGCCCGTCTTCTGCGAGGGCGACGCGGGCGTCGGCAAGACCTCGCTCGCGGGCGCCCTCGCGCAGGTGCTGGACGCACCGCTCATCCGGCTCCAGTGCTACGAGGGCATCGACGCCTCACAGGCCCTGTACGACTGGGACTTCCCGCGCCAGCTGCTCCACCTGCGGGCCGCCGAAGCCGCCGGGATCACCGACGCGGGCCGGCTGGAGGGCGAGCTCTACGACCAGAGGTTCCTCATCGAGCGGCCACTGCTCCAGGCGCTGCGCACCCAGCCGTCGGTGCTGCTCGTCGACGAAGTCGACCGGGCCGACGATGAGTTCGAGGCGTTTCTGCTGGAGCTGCTGTCCGAGTACGCGGTCACCGTGCCCGAACTCGGCACCCTGCGCGCCGAGTCCCCACCGGTCGTCGTCCTCACCTCGAACAGGACCCGGGAGGTGCACGACGCGCTCAAACGGCGCTGCCTCTACCACTGGTTCGACCATCCCTCCTTCGCGCGTGAGCTCGCGATCGTGCGCCGGCGGCTGCCCGGTGTCACCGCGCGCCTCGCCGAGCAGGTGACGGCGCTCGTCCAGGCCCTGCGCGCCGAGGAACTCCTCAAGCCTCCGGGGGTCGCCGAGACGATCGACTGGGCGGAGGCCCTCGACGCGCTCGGCGCCACCGAACTCGACGCCGAACTGGCGGTGGCGACGTTCGGCTCGGTCCTGAAGTACCGGGAGGACGCCGAACGGGCCCGCTCCCTGGACCTGTCGGCGATCCTCGCCGTGCGGGGGGTGTGA
- a CDS encoding nucleotide pyrophosphohydrolase: MTELDVKALQRRLAGFAAARNWEPYHTPKNLAVALTVEAAELVEIFQWLTPEESARVMDDPRKAHRVADEVADVLAYLLQFCEVLGVDALAALSDKIDRNELRFPVPERPSDEPSGRARHSAE; encoded by the coding sequence GTGACAGAACTGGACGTGAAGGCGCTGCAGCGCAGACTGGCCGGGTTCGCGGCCGCCCGGAACTGGGAGCCGTACCACACGCCGAAGAACCTCGCCGTGGCGCTGACGGTCGAGGCGGCCGAACTGGTCGAGATCTTCCAATGGCTGACGCCGGAGGAGTCCGCCCGGGTGATGGACGATCCGCGGAAGGCCCACCGCGTGGCGGACGAGGTCGCGGACGTCCTCGCCTATCTGCTGCAGTTCTGCGAGGTGCTGGGGGTCGACGCACTGGCCGCGCTCTCCGACAAGATCGACCGGAACGAACTGCGCTTTCCGGTGCCCGAACGCCCGTCTGACGAACCGTCAGGGCGTGCTCGTCACTCTGCGGAGTGA
- a CDS encoding DUF6099 family protein gives MDAERLIAAGRRALAESQDALDVVAEAWQAQALAQAIGSQLALCGPQELRGEARGLSEAGGRAGSGPADSQLLGIGGLRAVRLAEVADPRRALTLLSTLLGEVGIALVGVACATDEEGLYWQCIEAIDAADESNDRVRAMLRRLSLRERERERDRDRDRERERARGPSPG, from the coding sequence ATGGATGCGGAACGGCTCATCGCGGCCGGCCGGCGCGCACTGGCGGAGAGCCAGGACGCGCTCGATGTGGTGGCGGAGGCATGGCAGGCACAGGCCCTCGCCCAGGCGATCGGAAGTCAACTGGCCCTTTGCGGCCCGCAGGAGCTGCGGGGCGAGGCGCGGGGCCTCAGCGAGGCGGGCGGGCGCGCCGGGTCCGGCCCTGCGGACTCCCAGCTGCTGGGCATCGGCGGCCTCCGGGCCGTCCGGCTCGCCGAAGTGGCCGACCCACGGCGGGCCTTGACCCTGCTGAGCACGCTGCTCGGCGAGGTCGGCATAGCGCTCGTCGGGGTCGCCTGCGCCACCGACGAGGAGGGGCTGTACTGGCAGTGCATCGAGGCCATCGATGCCGCGGACGAGTCCAACGACCGGGTCCGCGCGATGCTGCGAAGACTCTCCTTACGCGAGCGGGAGCGCGAGCGCGACCGTGACCGGGACCGCGAGCGTGAGCGGGCGCGAGGGCCGTCGCCGGGGTGA
- a CDS encoding AAA family ATPase — protein MDSTAPHLAAPHLASPHLASRRPAGARPAVTQLRLSAFASHRGGAFSLGPVTLFAGPSGSGKSSALRAYEALARLAGGAELGEVFPDPAGCVPEHAERDAEGRRGFRIGCTVEGPAGSVRLDLAVQAEPELRIAGERLTCDGRVLLSTALRDPRRSRVQAAWHTGGAAPVTRAPLPDDRLGTALLPLRVAGKTEGQRQVLAAAEQVVVALRSVFACDPQPQLMRTPVPPGEGRLGRGCDNLAAVLHRTRSECVRRHARLTAAARAGCAGPVSEVGVEELADGTLRAVLGRAAGGRATPLGRLGDGELRYLALSLVLLTGPGVLAVDQAAEVPRALQSLTVLADGFDRCLDRDQAAGLASLAASVCADGHLRLVGAVSGDAAFARGAEGVTVVDLVA, from the coding sequence ATGGACTCGACCGCCCCCCACCTTGCTGCCCCCCACCTTGCTTCGCCTCACCTTGCTTCCCGCCGCCCAGCGGGCGCCCGCCCCGCCGTCACCCAACTGCGGCTCTCCGCCTTCGCGTCGCACCGGGGAGGCGCGTTCTCGCTGGGGCCCGTGACGCTGTTCGCCGGACCGAGCGGCAGCGGCAAGTCGAGCGCGCTGCGGGCGTACGAGGCGCTCGCGCGGCTGGCCGGCGGCGCGGAACTCGGCGAGGTGTTCCCCGACCCGGCGGGCTGTGTGCCCGAGCACGCGGAGCGGGACGCCGAGGGGCGGAGGGGGTTCCGGATCGGCTGCACGGTCGAGGGCCCCGCCGGTTCCGTACGGCTCGATCTCGCCGTCCAGGCCGAGCCGGAACTCCGCATCGCCGGCGAACGTTTGACGTGCGACGGACGCGTTCTGCTGAGCACGGCGCTGCGCGACCCCCGGCGCTCCCGTGTCCAGGCCGCCTGGCACACCGGCGGTGCGGCCCCGGTCACCCGCGCCCCGCTGCCCGACGACCGGCTCGGCACGGCGCTGCTCCCGCTGCGCGTCGCCGGCAAGACCGAGGGGCAGCGACAGGTGCTGGCCGCGGCCGAGCAGGTGGTCGTGGCGCTGCGCTCGGTGTTCGCGTGCGACCCCCAGCCCCAGCTGATGCGCACGCCCGTGCCACCGGGGGAGGGGCGCCTCGGGCGCGGCTGCGACAACCTCGCGGCCGTGCTGCACCGCACGCGCAGCGAGTGCGTCCGGCGGCACGCCCGGCTGACCGCCGCGGCCCGGGCCGGCTGCGCGGGGCCGGTCTCCGAGGTGGGCGTCGAGGAGCTCGCCGACGGGACGTTACGCGCGGTGCTGGGCCGCGCGGCGGGCGGCCGAGCCACCCCGCTCGGACGGCTCGGCGACGGCGAACTGCGCTATCTGGCGCTCTCCTTGGTGCTGCTCACGGGGCCCGGTGTGCTGGCGGTGGACCAGGCGGCGGAGGTGCCGAGGGCGCTGCAGTCCCTCACGGTCCTCGCGGACGGGTTCGACCGCTGCCTGGACCGCGACCAGGCGGCGGGACTGGCCTCGCTGGCCGCCTCGGTCTGCGCCGACGGCCATCTGCGGCTGGTGGGTGCGGTCAGCGGTGACGCCGCATTCGCGCGTGGGGCGGAGGGAGTGACGGTGGTAGACCTGGTGGCGTGA
- a CDS encoding LLM class F420-dependent oxidoreductase has product MDLRIFTEPQQGASYDTLLKVAKATEDLGFDAFFRSDHYLRMGSADGLPGPTDAWITLAGLARETKRIRLGTLMTAGTFRLPGVLAIQVAQVDQMSGGRVELGLGAGWFEEEHKAYGIPFPKEKFARLEEQLAIVTGLWATETGKTFSYEGRHYQLQDSPALPKPAQGKVPVLIGGHGATRTPRLAARYADEFNIPFASVADSERQFGRVRAAAEEAGRKADDLVYSNALVVCVGKDDAEVARRAAAIGRETDELRANGLAGSPAEVVDKLGRYAEIGSSRVYLQILDLHDLDHLELISSQIQSQLG; this is encoded by the coding sequence ATGGATCTGCGAATCTTCACCGAGCCCCAGCAAGGGGCCTCCTACGACACCCTGCTGAAGGTCGCCAAGGCCACCGAGGACCTCGGTTTCGACGCGTTCTTCCGTTCGGACCACTATCTGCGCATGGGGTCGGCCGACGGTCTGCCCGGCCCGACCGACGCCTGGATCACCCTCGCCGGACTGGCCCGCGAGACCAAGCGGATCAGGCTCGGCACGCTCATGACCGCCGGCACCTTCCGGCTCCCCGGCGTGCTCGCCATCCAGGTCGCCCAGGTCGACCAGATGTCCGGCGGCCGTGTCGAGCTCGGGCTCGGCGCCGGCTGGTTCGAGGAGGAGCACAAGGCGTACGGCATTCCGTTCCCGAAGGAGAAGTTCGCCCGGCTCGAGGAGCAGCTCGCCATCGTCACCGGGCTGTGGGCTACGGAGACCGGCAAGACGTTCAGCTATGAAGGCCGCCACTACCAGCTGCAGGACTCGCCCGCACTGCCCAAGCCCGCCCAGGGCAAGGTCCCGGTGCTCATCGGCGGCCACGGCGCGACCCGCACCCCGCGGCTGGCCGCCCGTTACGCGGACGAGTTCAACATCCCCTTCGCCTCGGTGGCCGACAGCGAGCGGCAGTTCGGCCGGGTCCGGGCCGCCGCGGAGGAAGCCGGCCGCAAGGCCGACGACCTCGTGTACTCGAACGCCCTCGTCGTCTGTGTCGGCAAGGACGACGCGGAGGTCGCCCGCCGCGCCGCCGCCATCGGCCGCGAGACCGACGAGCTGAGGGCCAACGGCCTCGCGGGCTCGCCCGCCGAGGTCGTCGACAAGCTCGGCCGGTACGCCGAGATCGGCTCCTCCCGTGTCTATCTGCAGATCCTCGACCTCCACGACCTCGACCACCTGGAACTCATCTCCTCCCAGATCCAGTCCCAGCTGGGCTGA
- a CDS encoding vWA domain-containing protein, with protein sequence MTPVDAPAVLVGFARALRAAGLDAGPDRVHTFLRALDALGPGPCTGVSRTGVYWAGRLTLCGSQDDLERYDRVFAAYFDGGAAEAVPRAGARRTVPRIVVRATEQPHGPGAAPDEEGRTASAAALASSAEVLRHRDVSELTGADREQLRRLLAAFALRGEPRRTPRLRPARHGAVDPRRTVREWLRRGGEPARLRRRTRAERPRRVVLLLDVSGSMAPYADALLRFAHAAAHGPSRGPSRGPSTGRSTGRSIDPSRGPSRTEVFTIGTRLTRVTDALSHRDPDTAMAAVSAAVPDWRGGTRIGETLRAFLDRWGRRGLARGAVVVILSDGWERDDPDRLATQMRRLHHLAHRVIWCNPRKARPGYAPLAAGMAAALPNVDAFVEGHSLAALERLAAVVRGVDDG encoded by the coding sequence ATGACCCCTGTGGACGCGCCCGCCGTTCTGGTGGGATTCGCGCGTGCGCTGCGTGCGGCAGGGCTGGACGCAGGGCCGGACCGGGTGCACACCTTCCTGCGGGCGCTCGACGCGCTCGGTCCCGGGCCGTGCACGGGCGTGTCGCGTACCGGCGTGTACTGGGCGGGACGGCTCACACTGTGCGGCAGCCAGGACGACCTCGAACGGTACGACCGGGTGTTCGCCGCCTACTTCGACGGCGGCGCGGCCGAAGCGGTGCCGCGCGCCGGTGCGCGCCGGACCGTGCCCCGGATCGTCGTACGCGCCACGGAACAGCCCCACGGGCCCGGGGCCGCTCCGGACGAGGAAGGGCGTACGGCGTCGGCCGCCGCGCTCGCCAGCTCCGCCGAAGTCCTGCGCCACCGGGACGTCTCCGAACTGACCGGCGCCGACCGCGAGCAACTGCGCCGCCTGCTCGCCGCGTTCGCGCTGCGTGGCGAACCCCGCCGCACCCCCCGGCTCCGCCCGGCCCGCCACGGCGCCGTCGACCCGCGCCGCACCGTCCGCGAATGGCTCCGCCGCGGCGGCGAACCGGCCCGGCTGCGCCGCCGCACACGCGCCGAACGCCCACGCCGCGTCGTGCTGCTGCTGGACGTCAGCGGCTCGATGGCGCCGTACGCCGACGCCCTCCTCCGCTTCGCCCACGCCGCCGCCCACGGACCCTCGCGCGGCCCGTCGCGCGGTCCCTCCACCGGCCGCTCCACCGGCCGCTCCATCGACCCCTCGCGCGGCCCCTCGCGTACTGAAGTCTTCACGATCGGCACCCGCCTCACGCGTGTCACCGACGCGCTCTCCCACCGCGACCCGGACACGGCCATGGCGGCCGTCTCCGCCGCCGTCCCCGACTGGCGCGGCGGCACCCGCATCGGCGAGACCCTCCGCGCCTTCCTCGACCGCTGGGGCCGCCGCGGCCTGGCCCGCGGCGCGGTCGTCGTCATCCTCTCCGACGGCTGGGAACGCGACGACCCGGACCGGCTCGCCACCCAGATGCGCCGCCTCCACCACCTCGCCCACCGTGTCATCTGGTGCAACCCCCGCAAGGCCCGACCCGGCTACGCCCCCCTCGCCGCCGGCATGGCAGCCGCCCTCCCGAACGTCGACGCCTTCGTCGAGGGCCACAGCCTGGCGGCCCTGGAACGCCTCGCGGCGGTGGTGAGAGGGGTGGACGATGGTTGA